The genomic stretch ACTCCTCGCTGGCCCGAAGCTCCTCCCTCAGGGTGGTCATCCGCTGCGGCCCGCACTGGTGGCTCTCCTTGAGAGGTAGCAGCCGGcccttgaagaagagcttgtcggCGTCGATCATCGAGTCCCCGCCGACCGCAAACTCGAAGTTGGGATCGGGAGGAGGCCCGGGGTTCCGCGCCGCGGGCGGCTCCACGACGAAGTCACTGGAGAAGGAGATGCGGGGGCcgatcggcggtggcactgccggcACACCGCGGAGTCCCTGGTGCTCCGAGTTGACCATGTTGATGCATGCCATCACCAGACAACTCCTCCAAAATGCTTCCTCCCAAGAAGCAGATACCCTCTCAGTGTATCAACCAAGCGATGGCTATGCGAACGCCGATGCCTCCTCTACTTGGGATAGACTATATatatagcgagagagagagagagagagagagggctgaGAGTTCTGCCATGGTTGCATGACATGTACTGTTGAATATGTTTAGGCTGGCATCTAGAACTGTCAATGACTGTTGATTAACCATCTAACGCTTTGGTTCGCCATGGCCATGTATCGTTGCAGTATACGAAGAGTACAAAGATTGGAGGGATAGTATGGCGTCTACAATACACTCTGAATGAACTCACAGGAAGAAAGATGCAACCCTTGTTGTGGTCCCTTGTAGAAGACGATTAAGGTGTCGGTGGAAGCTGGCGAGTTATACATCGTGATAAGGTAGCAAATCTTTATTCCTAATCAATAGGTTCCGACTCGATGGAATGCTAATAAATCAGCAACCGATGCATCTCCCATGGAAAGGAATGATGATTTATGGATCGACACGAGCTTGTTTCAGAGACTACATACATTGTTCAGAAACAGAGTTTTAGTTGTGAGATGGAATCGACAGATGATATCTGCCTGTCATAGGTTTTTGGTGGACTCGATCAACTTTAATGCATCAGCTAAAACCTTCCTTGTGGCATCATCATCTTTAACTGCATCAATGCATGAAGAGTAGGTAGGCGAAACCAAAGCAATGATCTAAACTGCAAGTTCAAGTAAGAACAGTGAAAAGTAGCTCACTAGTATGAGCTGAATCTTGCTGTCTTTTGTGCCATCAAGCTGATTGCTGTGCCCACATCAAGTTTTTCTTCGGAAGAAGGTTGACCGAGCAGTTTATGCAACATGAAATAATAATTTAGGTGGTCGCAGTTCACAAAAGACAACGTTCTGGCAAACACCATGAAACTAATTGGTAGCTCGCAAAACAAGTTAATTGAGACATGTTTTCGGTAGTCATCATGACAAGAGGCTATTATAAACCAAAATGATGTCGGAAAACCTACAATTTGAAGGATCCAAACAAGTGCAGGATGGCTATTCATGCATTGTTCGTATTATTGTGTTGGATTCCTACTGCTGGCttgggaaggagagagagagagagagagagagaggtcatggATGGGATCCCAGCATTTGGTCCCAAGAGATTCGCAAGCTTACTTTAAGGAAAGGAAGATGGAGTTTCCATTGACTGGCCTTTGACTCATTTGTCATTAGCAAGACGTGAGCTGGCGATGTGGACAGCTCGATAAGACCACGTGAAACCCAGAGATCTCTCCCTCCGTTTTCATCACAAGAACAAgaaaactcttcttcttcttcttcttcttcttctgaactttttattctcttctttttatgtacatatatacatgcatactaCTCTATGAAGTATATTACTCGGAGCAAACTTCGATAAGGTTCTGCTTGTTTTCCTTTGCTTATAATACCATCAAACCTTGTGATCTGCCTTCTTGGGGTGTGGAGATCGGGAGCTCCATGTGGGCACATGAATGGCGCCTTTACCACCTTCCCTTACTACCTAACTATTTTACTATACTATACACACATGTGAAACGTTCAAGTGAGACTGCCAATTGCACCCCCACCATCCTAAAGTAGTATAGTATTCATTGTTTCTGTGCCTCGTTAACCTTGGTGAAGGATGCTGAAGCTAAAACAATGAAGCATACTGATTCTGTAGGACACGCATATTGGTGATTTTAAAGTTGGAAGCAATCCCTCTTTCTATCTTTTCAACCAATGCCTATGTTCAGTAAGTGACACACAAGTCCCAAGGTAGATTTCAGAAAACCAGAGCTTTTACTCCCCCAACAAACACTATGGTTGTCACCCCACATGCCCAGAACGAGTGGAGCAGTGCTTATAATAGTGATGAATCTGCTCCGTTGGCAAAGGGGAGCTCGTGGCCTGGAGCGAGTCCTCTCTCTCCTTTGGTCTCCCCTCGTGGCGGCAAGGATTCCAACTTTGAGGAGCTTCATGGGGAAAGGAGTCTTTGCGCTCATCGGATGATTGCAATGGAGTCCTTTGGGCCTGTGAGTTCTATgctccccgcccccccccccaaaaacccCAATGCACTTCCAAAGTCATCAATGTTATTATATACATTGGCTGGAATGGTTTGGAGGAACAATGATCGATGATAGTTTACAGGTAGTAGCTAGTTTAGTtgtgaaaggaaagaaaaatgataGCTTGAAGAATCCTTCAGGATATCAGGTTtgagaagaaaaaaggaaaaacaaaaaacaaggaTGATAATGCAGTAATGCTTACTACGAGTGTATGTACCTGACATCCTTGCATGTTCAAAACAAGTTTGGGAGGCACTGCCCATGTCATCTTAAGGACCAATGGGGGATCACCTTTCCCTTGCCCAAAGAAAAGCCACCTTGATCTATCCAATTAGTTGTGTATGGGACTGCCAAGGAAGTGATTCATCATACCCTTTGAAAACTCAGAACCAGAATCTTTTAGGCTATCaagtatcatatatatatatatatatatataactctaaAATGCCTGTTGTGGAAGATACATGGGAATCTCATTAATAAACGTGAATAATGCTTCTACACCCAATTCATAAAGGAATCTTAAAGATCATTGATGAAAAATTActcatcattgtaaacaagaaatgcTGCTGCCATGGCAACATAAGGCAATGGATTAAGGTGGTTTACCATTGTCCAAATCTTCCATCACATCGATGTCCTCGCGTGCTGTTATTTTCTGGACATATCCTAAATAACGATCAACCAGAATGTGAGATTTAGAGATGTGTTGTTAAGTGTTCAAAATGTTCATGTGTCAAACAATAACAATATAATTTCCCAAACATAATATATCAACAATAACAAAATATATCACCCGAACATAATGAAAAAGAAAAGGTAATTTCGAATTTAAAATAAGTTTCATAAATACAAAATCAGATCATTTCGAATTTAAAATGCTTCATGAACCACTTTTGTGTCCAGAAGGATCTACCATGGAACCCTCCTTGCCTCCAGCAGCACCTCTTATAGGTCCGCTTTGGTTAATGTGATCTTAACAAAATAAAAAGGAGAGGAGAAACAAATCCAGCAGAGCACATTCCAGCATTGGTCAAGTTGGAACCATGAATAAAGTTTCATCACATTCACATTTTTGGAATAGGAGACTAGCTGACCTTAATAGGCAGGAAATGTTAATGCACATAAGAGAAAACGGCAGAGATTCAAATGGCCATATATGCCTGTTTTCTCTACATTAAAAGTTAATTCTACTATACATGTGTTTGGCATTGGAAACTGCATGCTGGCAAATAAAACTAAGACAACAAATTCAGTAAATTCGGTAAGTGTTTGATGCCAAAGCACTGGTCACCAAGTTATAATTAATTCTCATTTTAGAAAAGTTCAGgcactttaaatatttaaagacaaGACTGTGTATATTGATCCTCCGCAGACCCAGCATTGACGGAAGCCTTGTGCACTAGCACACCCCTTATAGAAAAGTTCAGACACTTATCTTTGTTCCGTTTCCAGTATATATACCGAAATTGCTCAAACATAACATGTGGATATAAATATTAGAAGATATCACAGATCATGATGATATAGGAAAAGAACCATGCTGAACTTTTGTTGAACAAAAGGATCTAAAAGACCAAGTTTGGACAAAGGTGTTCTTTGGATTTTTATTTCAGATGTGAATTTGGAAAATTAAGAACCTATGAGTTTAGAATTTTGGGGAaacattttttttctgtttttgcaATATAGGAACCCATGACTAAAAGGTAAGGCTTAACCAATATATCTTAAACCCCAAAACAAAGAAAATAAGGGAACTCAAAGTGGCTGGAAATTCAGGCAGCAAAGAATTTGATTGATAAGCATCGAACATTTTCAATTTGTGGAAGCAAAAATGCTACCAAATGTTTTACCTGTTCCAAATCAGAATGTGCAGGAATCTGTATAAAGGGAATTTTCCAAGAAAAGCAACAAGATTGAAATGAAGAATCATGGGAAAAATATATTACTGGATTTGTTGGTTGTTACCTACTTACCTAGCACCAGAATTTTTAAGCATCACAATCATAtgccagaaaaaaaaaattctaaaatttcAATTCAAAGACTCCATAGTCTATCATGTCACAATATAACAAACCTTTACATAGCCTTCAAAGAATCAGCGGCGATTCAAAAAGTGGAAAAATTCAGAACCTCaaaaaaatccgagaagtcaatAGTTTGATTTTCAATTACTTAATAGTATTCCAACTCAGTCTAAACCAAAATAAGTTACTTATACAACACGGAGAAAACAGATTACAGAAATTATTTATAATCTCATTTCACCTGATCGAGCACAGCATTATTGTCAAGCGATTAATGAAAAAGCACAAGTGTCATTGTCCATCGAATGCAACAAATATGCAGAAAACGGTGGCAAATAGCAAACAATGAAACAGAAAGGAGAAGATGGATAAGTGTTATGGAGAGACCTTAAGCCCAACTCACTCCAGACCAATATGCCTCACATACACTGGAATTAATGTTTCCTAAACAAAACATTGGCATTAATGGACTCATGCCATGACAGAAGCTCACATGGTGGAAGAGCAAAGAACCTTAATTCATTAACTTTCtcatatattttggcatataacaCATTACAAAATTAGCATTCACTTATAAAACACATGTAACAAGAAGACTTCTCCGATATCATATATCCCATAGTTTTCTAGTTCCTAACTAAAAGAGACATCAAATTTTTAAAAACTAGCTTCCTAGTAGCTAAAGAACTCTTCTAAATTTgaaatatatgaaattaattataaagacGAACTTACAAGAGTTCCTAGCCCTAGTGGCTTAAGAACTCTTTTAAACTTGATGAAAGAAATCTAATGGAACATGAACCTGAGATGATTT from Musa acuminata AAA Group cultivar baxijiao chromosome BXJ1-3, Cavendish_Baxijiao_AAA, whole genome shotgun sequence encodes the following:
- the LOC135617973 gene encoding uncharacterized protein LOC135617973, with translation MACINMVNSEHQGLRGVPAVPPPIGPRISFSSDFVVEPPAARNPGPPPDPNFEFAVGGDSMIDADKLFFKGRLLPLKESHQCGPQRMTTLREELRASEEWERPLRGSIKWKELLGLKKSHCSSAAKKNDKPVQGDV